The proteins below come from a single Streptomyces tubercidicus genomic window:
- a CDS encoding DUF6986 family protein yields the protein MGQQETVATSLANTVREGIGAALAQVDADLARRYPGDPGTRQPVHTVYVPGDVFAADTVRSWGDQALAALDAHAPDADALAAVLGIPDALAAEVHDRVRAKLTREPIEDLRIDFEDGYGPRPDAEEDAAAARAAALVAAAYETGTAAPYMGIRMKCMEAAVRDRGIRTLDIFLTGLMEAGGLPGGLVLTLPKVTYAEQVTAMVRLLEAFEKARGLESGRIGFEIQIETTQSILGADGRATVARMIEAAEGRATSLHYGTFDYSASCGVSAAHQSLDHPVADHAKAVMQVAAAGTGVRLSDGSTNVLPVGPAERVHDAWRLHHRLVSRSLARAYYQGWDMHPAHLPTRYAAVYAFYRGGLEQAAARLAAYVAKAGGDVMDEPATAKALSGYLLRGLDCGAVDAAEVARLTGLTRADLDALAGRRAVTEV from the coding sequence ATGGGGCAGCAGGAGACCGTGGCGACGAGCCTGGCGAACACCGTACGTGAGGGCATCGGCGCCGCTCTCGCCCAGGTGGACGCGGATCTGGCGCGGCGCTACCCGGGCGACCCCGGCACCCGCCAGCCGGTCCACACGGTCTATGTCCCCGGCGATGTCTTCGCCGCCGACACCGTGCGCTCCTGGGGAGACCAGGCCCTCGCCGCCCTCGACGCGCACGCCCCGGACGCCGATGCGCTCGCCGCCGTCCTCGGCATCCCCGACGCGCTGGCCGCCGAGGTCCATGACCGGGTCCGCGCCAAGCTGACCCGCGAGCCCATCGAGGATCTGCGGATCGACTTCGAGGACGGCTACGGCCCCCGCCCGGACGCCGAGGAGGACGCGGCCGCGGCCCGCGCCGCCGCCCTGGTCGCCGCCGCCTACGAGACAGGCACCGCGGCCCCGTACATGGGCATCCGGATGAAGTGCATGGAGGCCGCCGTCCGCGACCGCGGTATCCGCACCCTCGACATCTTCCTCACCGGCCTGATGGAGGCCGGCGGTCTGCCCGGCGGACTGGTCCTCACGCTCCCCAAGGTGACCTACGCCGAGCAGGTCACCGCCATGGTGCGGCTGTTGGAGGCCTTCGAGAAGGCGCGCGGCCTGGAGAGCGGCCGGATCGGCTTCGAGATCCAGATCGAGACCACCCAGTCGATCCTGGGCGCCGACGGCCGCGCCACCGTCGCCCGCATGATCGAGGCCGCCGAGGGCCGCGCCACCTCCCTCCACTACGGCACCTTCGACTACAGCGCCTCCTGTGGCGTCAGCGCCGCCCACCAGTCCCTCGACCACCCGGTGGCCGACCACGCCAAGGCCGTCATGCAGGTCGCCGCGGCGGGCACCGGCGTACGGCTCTCCGACGGCTCGACCAATGTCCTCCCCGTCGGCCCGGCCGAACGGGTCCACGATGCCTGGCGGCTCCATCACCGCCTCGTGAGCCGCTCGTTGGCCCGCGCCTACTACCAGGGCTGGGACATGCACCCGGCCCACCTGCCCACCCGTTACGCGGCCGTCTACGCCTTCTACCGCGGGGGCCTGGAGCAGGCCGCGGCCCGCCTCGCGGCGTATGTCGCCAAGGCGGGCGGGGATGTCATGGACGAGCCGGCCACCGCGAAGGCGCTCAGTGGCTATCTGTTGCGCGGTCTGGACTGCGGCGCGGTGGACGCTGCCGAGGTTGCCCGTCTGACCGGACTGACCCGTGCGGATCTGGATGCTCTCGCGGGGCGTCGGGCAGTCACGGAGGTCTGA
- a CDS encoding DUF6421 family protein yields the protein MTEILSPVGVPGATATAESVVAHPAWPVLKDAVETIRPWQSKDGSIDLAAEGAPTAGAVRAEVDRVIAAVGELAPLLPHDAAYHQALAADLRRWADDGFGVPDFLDSLLAFQPAQQRADGLQHLVLFPMYTQNGNPDRNFEAVVLRMVWPDWLAELERTRYDNPLFCGITFEDFTAGYDTHSAVLFPETIAVREAPERFSWGGIFCDREAARFRRVSEAAIETLGLQLPADLREMLDDQDRCQQAFVLWDMVHDRTHSHGDLPFDPFMIKQRQPFWMYGLEELRCDLTAFKEAVKLEAEGYTQARDVQFAVIFDRMFRFPVSGDRTRNYDGLGGQLLFAYLHKHDVVRWTDNTLHIDWERAPKVTNQLCGEIEKLYRDGIDRPKLVHWFAAYDLVSTYLAPHPGSVWAKGPDALDLDKPPRKLVDDVLPDEFPLSMFYEALAKKLRAVIASTKGITAHSDALAAA from the coding sequence ATGACGGAAATTCTTTCGCCTGTGGGTGTCCCTGGGGCCACCGCGACCGCAGAGAGTGTGGTCGCCCACCCGGCCTGGCCCGTGCTCAAGGACGCGGTCGAAACCATCCGCCCGTGGCAGTCCAAGGACGGTTCGATCGACCTGGCGGCGGAGGGCGCGCCGACCGCCGGCGCCGTACGCGCCGAGGTCGACCGCGTGATAGCGGCCGTCGGTGAGCTCGCCCCGCTGCTGCCGCACGACGCGGCCTACCACCAGGCGCTCGCCGCCGACCTGCGCCGCTGGGCCGACGACGGCTTCGGTGTGCCGGACTTCCTGGACTCGCTGCTCGCTTTCCAGCCCGCCCAGCAGCGCGCCGACGGCCTCCAGCACCTCGTGCTGTTCCCCATGTACACCCAGAACGGCAACCCGGACCGCAACTTCGAGGCCGTCGTCCTGCGCATGGTCTGGCCGGACTGGCTCGCCGAGCTGGAGCGCACCCGCTACGACAACCCCCTCTTCTGCGGCATCACCTTCGAGGACTTCACGGCCGGCTACGACACCCACTCGGCGGTGCTCTTCCCGGAGACCATCGCGGTGCGCGAGGCCCCCGAGCGGTTCAGCTGGGGCGGCATCTTCTGCGACCGCGAGGCCGCCCGCTTCCGCCGGGTCAGCGAAGCCGCCATCGAGACGCTCGGCCTCCAACTCCCCGCGGACCTCCGCGAGATGCTCGACGACCAGGACCGCTGCCAGCAGGCGTTCGTGCTGTGGGACATGGTGCACGACCGCACCCACAGCCACGGTGACCTGCCGTTCGACCCGTTCATGATCAAGCAGCGCCAGCCGTTCTGGATGTACGGCCTGGAGGAGCTGCGCTGCGACCTCACCGCCTTCAAGGAGGCCGTGAAGCTGGAGGCCGAGGGCTACACCCAGGCGCGTGATGTGCAGTTCGCGGTGATCTTCGACCGGATGTTCCGGTTCCCCGTCAGCGGCGACCGGACCCGCAACTACGACGGCCTGGGCGGGCAGCTGCTCTTCGCGTACCTGCACAAGCACGACGTCGTACGCTGGACGGACAACACACTGCACATCGACTGGGAGCGGGCGCCCAAGGTCACCAATCAGCTGTGCGGCGAGATCGAAAAGCTCTACCGCGACGGTATCGACCGGCCCAAGCTGGTCCACTGGTTCGCCGCGTATGACCTCGTCTCGACCTATCTCGCACCGCACCCGGGCTCCGTCTGGGCCAAGGGACCCGACGCCCTCGACCTGGACAAGCCGCCGCGCAAACTCGTGGACGACGTGCTCCCCGACGAATTCCCGCTGAGCATGTTCTACGAAGCGCTCGCCAAGAAGCTGCGTGCTGTGATCGCCTCTACCAAGGGCATCACGGCCCACAGTGACGCATTGGCGGCGGCATGA
- a CDS encoding TetR/AcrR family transcriptional regulator, with product MPKQVDREARRREVVDALLRVAVRDGLQRASLRAVADEARLNIGSVRHYFAGQEELMRFAMRSMVDRVGDRLQRRIDELRDPDGLSGPQLRRFAVELLSELLPLDDRRRAEVTVLVDFSTAARTDPTLDSLAHETAVATRTLVRRILTRLDSAGGLRPGLRVETETERLTSLLDGLAFTAVLRPEVLDAETCATVLRAHVDDLGPAAD from the coding sequence ATGCCAAAACAGGTGGACCGGGAAGCCCGGCGCCGCGAGGTCGTCGACGCCCTCCTCCGTGTCGCCGTACGCGACGGCCTCCAGCGCGCCTCGCTGCGCGCCGTCGCCGACGAGGCGCGGCTCAACATCGGTTCGGTCCGGCACTACTTCGCCGGACAGGAAGAGCTGATGCGCTTCGCGATGCGGTCAATGGTCGACCGGGTCGGAGACCGACTCCAGCGCCGGATCGACGAACTGCGCGATCCGGATGGACTCTCCGGGCCCCAACTCCGCCGGTTCGCGGTGGAGTTGCTCTCCGAGCTGTTGCCCCTGGACGACCGCCGGCGCGCCGAGGTCACCGTCCTCGTCGACTTCTCCACGGCCGCCCGGACCGATCCCACGCTCGACAGCCTCGCCCACGAGACCGCAGTCGCCACCCGGACCCTGGTACGCCGCATCCTCACCCGCCTCGACTCGGCGGGCGGACTGCGACCGGGGCTGCGCGTGGAGACCGAGACCGAGCGACTGACATCCCTTCTGGACGGCCTCGCCTTCACCGCCGTACTACGGCCCGAGGTACTGGACGCCGAGACCTGCGCCACGGTTCTGCGCGCCCACGTCGACGACCTCGGACCGGCGGCGGACTGA
- a CDS encoding flavin reductase family protein: protein MTALPGLGTPQTASPELLRSVFRQHAAGVAVITASGARPAGFTATSLTSVAADPPLLSFGVGTGSSSWPAVSAAEYIGVHILGEHQQELAATFARSGADRFGPATSWRTGPEGVPLLDGVLAWLVCRVVARVPAGDHCLVLAQPVVGDPAEPGRPLLYHQGRFNALRD from the coding sequence ATGACGGCCCTGCCCGGCCTCGGCACGCCTCAGACCGCCTCCCCCGAGCTGCTGCGCTCGGTCTTCCGGCAGCACGCCGCCGGCGTAGCGGTGATCACCGCATCCGGCGCCCGCCCCGCGGGCTTCACCGCCACCTCCCTCACCTCCGTCGCCGCCGACCCGCCGCTGCTCTCGTTCGGCGTGGGCACCGGCTCCTCCAGCTGGCCGGCCGTCTCGGCGGCCGAGTACATCGGCGTCCACATACTCGGCGAGCATCAGCAGGAGCTGGCCGCCACCTTCGCACGCAGCGGCGCCGACCGCTTCGGCCCCGCCACCTCCTGGCGCACCGGCCCCGAGGGCGTGCCGCTCCTGGACGGCGTACTGGCCTGGCTGGTGTGCAGGGTCGTGGCACGGGTACCGGCCGGTGACCACTGCCTGGTGCTCGCCCAGCCGGTCGTCGGCGACCCCGCCGAGCCGGGCCGTCCGCTCCTCTACCACCAGGGCCGTTTCAACGCGCTCCGGGACTGA
- a CDS encoding B3/4 domain-containing protein, producing the protein MSSSSRVSDLTCALHVSDEVRALAPGFGCLAVEAHGLTNGPSDEAGSALLDDATRRMAARLDGRAPQDDPHIAAWRAAYTAFGSKPSRTRNSAEALARRALADGGLPRINRLVDLYNAISVAHLIPVGGEDLDRIQGGMRLVRATGDEPFVTAAGGTEVIEHPDAGEVVWCDDEGVTCRRWNWRQGVRTRLTEDSVSALFLLERMAPMTLDELTAAGAELAEALQRACPDARIEIGEIWTA; encoded by the coding sequence ATGTCCAGCTCTTCGCGGGTCTCCGACCTGACCTGTGCCCTGCATGTCTCCGACGAGGTGCGCGCGCTGGCGCCCGGCTTCGGCTGTCTTGCCGTGGAGGCCCATGGACTGACCAACGGGCCCAGCGACGAGGCCGGCTCGGCGCTTCTGGACGATGCCACCCGCCGGATGGCCGCCCGACTCGACGGGCGTGCCCCGCAGGACGATCCGCATATCGCCGCCTGGCGCGCCGCGTACACCGCCTTCGGCAGCAAGCCTTCCCGCACCCGCAACTCCGCCGAGGCGCTGGCCAGGCGCGCGCTCGCGGACGGCGGCCTGCCGCGGATCAACCGCCTGGTCGACCTCTACAACGCCATCAGCGTCGCGCACCTCATCCCCGTCGGCGGCGAGGACCTGGACCGTATCCAGGGCGGTATGCGGCTCGTGCGGGCCACTGGGGACGAGCCCTTCGTGACCGCGGCCGGGGGTACCGAGGTCATCGAGCACCCCGACGCGGGCGAGGTCGTCTGGTGCGATGACGAGGGCGTCACCTGCCGCCGCTGGAACTGGCGGCAGGGCGTCCGCACCCGTCTCACCGAGGACTCGGTCAGCGCGCTCTTCCTGCTGGAGCGGATGGCGCCCATGACGCTCGATGAGCTGACGGCCGCGGGCGCCGAGCTGGCCGAGGCACTGCAACGGGCCTGCCCGGACGCCCGGATCGAGATCGGTGAGATCTGGACGGCGTGA
- a CDS encoding lysophospholipid acyltransferase family protein, protein MAELVYPPVIGAARTLFKALDLKFDIAGTDHIPRRGGAVLVSNHIGYLDFVFAGLTARPAKRLVRFMAKESVFRHKVSGPLMRAMKHIPVDRGQGMHAYKHALTALRSGEIIGVFPEATISESFTLKNFKTGAARLAQETGVPLLPVALWGTQRLWTKGHKRDLGRNHYPITIRVGEPMEADPAEQAEKITDRLRSRVQDLLEAAQRAYPVRPKDPEDTWWIPAHLGGTAPAAPGSIA, encoded by the coding sequence ATGGCAGAGCTCGTCTATCCGCCGGTGATCGGCGCCGCACGCACGCTCTTCAAGGCGCTCGATCTGAAATTCGACATCGCCGGGACGGATCACATTCCGCGCCGCGGCGGGGCGGTGCTGGTGAGCAATCACATCGGGTACCTCGACTTCGTCTTCGCCGGGCTGACGGCGCGGCCGGCCAAGCGGCTGGTGCGCTTCATGGCGAAGGAATCGGTCTTCCGGCACAAGGTGTCGGGACCGCTGATGCGCGCGATGAAGCACATCCCCGTGGACCGCGGCCAGGGCATGCACGCTTACAAGCACGCGCTGACCGCACTGCGCTCGGGAGAGATCATCGGGGTCTTCCCCGAAGCGACGATCTCCGAGTCCTTCACCCTGAAGAACTTCAAGACGGGCGCGGCACGGCTGGCCCAGGAGACCGGGGTGCCGCTGCTGCCGGTGGCGCTGTGGGGCACCCAGCGGCTGTGGACCAAGGGCCATAAGCGCGATCTGGGCCGTAACCACTACCCGATAACGATCCGGGTGGGCGAGCCCATGGAGGCCGACCCGGCCGAGCAGGCCGAGAAGATCACCGACCGGCTGCGGTCCCGGGTACAGGATCTGCTGGAGGCGGCCCAGCGCGCCTACCCCGTACGTCCCAAGGACCCCGAGGACACCTGGTGGATCCCGGCCCACCTGGGCGGCACCGCCCCGGCGGCACCCGGCAGCATCGCCTGA
- a CDS encoding threonine aldolase family protein, with product MADPRAVTGAKTDARQHHDPEIRGFASDNYAGAHPEVLAALALANGGHQVAYGEDDYTAHLQRVFRSHFGQRAEAFPVFNGTGANVVALQAVTDRWGAVIAAESAHIHVDECGAPERIGGLKLLTVPTEDGKLTPELIDREAYGWDDEHRAMPQVVSIAQSTELGTVYTPDEIRAICEHAHERGMVVHLDGSRIANAAATLDVPMRAFTNAVGVDILSFGGTKNGAVFGEAVVVLNPDRVRAMKHLRKLSMQLASKMRFVSVQLEALLAKDLWLRNARHANTMAQRLAAGVREIGGVEILYPVQSNGVFARLPHDVSERLQKRYRFYFWDEAAGVVRWMCAFDTAEEDVDGFLAALREELGR from the coding sequence GTGGCTGACCCCCGAGCCGTGACCGGAGCGAAGACCGACGCCCGGCAGCACCACGACCCCGAGATACGCGGCTTCGCCAGCGACAACTATGCGGGCGCCCATCCCGAGGTGCTCGCGGCGCTCGCCCTTGCCAACGGCGGCCATCAGGTCGCCTACGGCGAGGACGACTACACCGCGCACCTCCAGCGGGTCTTCCGCAGCCACTTCGGGCAGCGCGCCGAGGCGTTCCCGGTGTTCAACGGCACCGGCGCCAACGTCGTCGCCCTGCAGGCCGTGACCGACCGCTGGGGCGCGGTGATCGCCGCCGAGTCCGCGCATATCCACGTCGACGAGTGCGGCGCACCCGAGCGGATCGGCGGGCTCAAGCTGCTCACCGTGCCCACCGAGGACGGCAAGCTCACCCCCGAGCTGATCGACCGCGAGGCGTACGGCTGGGACGACGAGCACCGCGCCATGCCGCAGGTCGTCTCGATCGCCCAGAGCACGGAGCTCGGCACGGTCTACACACCCGACGAGATCCGGGCGATCTGCGAACACGCGCATGAGCGCGGCATGGTCGTGCATCTGGACGGCTCGCGGATCGCCAACGCCGCGGCCACGCTCGATGTCCCGATGCGGGCCTTCACCAACGCCGTGGGCGTCGACATCCTCTCCTTCGGCGGCACGAAGAACGGCGCGGTCTTCGGCGAGGCCGTGGTCGTGCTCAACCCCGACCGGGTGCGGGCGATGAAGCATCTGCGGAAGCTGTCCATGCAGCTGGCCTCCAAGATGCGCTTCGTCTCCGTCCAGTTGGAGGCACTGCTGGCCAAGGATCTGTGGCTGCGCAACGCCCGGCACGCCAACACCATGGCGCAGCGGCTGGCGGCCGGGGTGCGGGAGATCGGCGGGGTGGAGATCCTCTACCCCGTGCAGTCCAACGGGGTGTTCGCCCGTCTGCCGCACGATGTCAGCGAGCGCCTGCAGAAGCGCTACCGCTTCTACTTCTGGGACGAGGCGGCCGGTGTGGTCCGCTGGATGTGCGCCTTCGACACCGCGGAGGAGGACGTCGACGGCTTCCTCGCGGCGCTCCGTGAGGAACTGGGGCGCTAG
- a CDS encoding electron transfer flavoprotein subunit beta/FixA family protein: MSLRIVVCVKYVPDATGDRHFAEDLTVDRDDVDGLLSELDEYAVEQALQIKEAADDAEITVLTVGPEDANDALRKALSMGADKAVHVEDDDLHGTDALGTSLVLAKAIEKTGYDLVVCGMASTDGTMGVLPALLAERLNVPQVTQLSEVSVADGKVTGRRDGDTASEQLEAALPAVVSVTDQSGEARYPSFKGIMAAKKKPVESLDLEDLEIEADEVGLEGAWTKVDGAAERPARTAGTIVKDEGEGGKQLAEFLAGQKFI; encoded by the coding sequence GTGAGCTTGAGGATCGTTGTCTGTGTGAAGTACGTGCCCGACGCCACCGGCGACCGGCACTTCGCCGAGGACCTGACCGTCGACCGTGACGATGTGGACGGTCTGCTCTCGGAGCTCGACGAGTACGCGGTCGAGCAGGCCCTGCAGATCAAGGAAGCGGCCGACGACGCGGAGATCACGGTCCTCACCGTCGGTCCCGAGGATGCCAACGACGCGCTGCGCAAGGCGCTGTCGATGGGCGCCGACAAGGCCGTCCACGTCGAGGACGACGACCTGCACGGCACCGACGCGCTCGGCACCTCCCTCGTGCTCGCCAAGGCCATCGAGAAGACCGGCTACGACCTCGTCGTCTGCGGTATGGCCTCCACCGACGGCACGATGGGTGTGCTGCCCGCGCTGCTCGCCGAGCGTCTGAACGTCCCTCAGGTCACCCAGCTCTCCGAGGTGTCCGTCGCCGACGGCAAGGTCACCGGCCGCCGGGACGGCGACACCGCCAGCGAGCAGCTGGAGGCCGCACTCCCGGCCGTCGTGTCCGTCACCGACCAGTCGGGTGAGGCGCGTTACCCCTCCTTCAAGGGCATCATGGCCGCCAAGAAGAAGCCGGTGGAGTCCCTGGACCTGGAGGACCTGGAGATCGAGGCGGACGAGGTCGGCCTTGAGGGCGCCTGGACCAAGGTCGACGGCGCCGCCGAGCGTCCGGCCCGTACGGCGGGCACGATCGTCAAGGACGAGGGCGAGGGCGGCAAGCAGCTCGCCGAGTTCCTCGCGGGCCAGAAGTTCATCTGA
- a CDS encoding DinB family protein: protein MTWIAPPIERRELPTTAGEREMLQGWLDHHRDTLLAKCAGLTSDQLVEASAAPSPLTLLGLVRHMAKVERTWFRVRFLGQRIGDLYFTEDDPDADFHDADPAAAERDVAVFRAEIAACDKAVADRGLDETFSPRPERTLNLRWIYVHMIEEYARHNGHADLLRERIDGVTGS, encoded by the coding sequence ATGACCTGGATCGCACCTCCCATCGAACGCAGAGAACTCCCGACCACGGCCGGCGAACGGGAGATGCTGCAAGGCTGGCTCGACCACCACCGTGACACCCTGCTCGCCAAGTGCGCGGGCCTGACGTCCGACCAGCTCGTCGAGGCGAGCGCCGCACCCTCCCCCCTCACGCTGCTCGGCCTGGTGCGCCATATGGCAAAGGTCGAACGCACCTGGTTCCGGGTGCGCTTCCTCGGCCAGCGGATCGGGGATCTCTACTTCACCGAGGACGATCCGGACGCCGACTTCCACGACGCGGACCCGGCCGCCGCCGAGCGTGATGTCGCCGTCTTCCGAGCCGAGATCGCGGCCTGCGACAAGGCGGTGGCGGACCGCGGGCTGGACGAGACCTTCTCCCCGCGCCCCGAGCGCACTCTCAACCTGCGCTGGATCTACGTCCACATGATCGAGGAGTACGCCCGGCACAACGGCCACGCGGACCTGCTGCGCGAGCGGATCGACGGGGTCACCGGCAGCTGA
- a CDS encoding electron transfer flavoprotein subunit alpha/FixB family protein → MAEVLVYVDHVDGAVRKPTLELLTLARRIGEPVAVHLGPNAEAAAQVLGEHGAVKVLAADAPEFAEYLVAPKVDALQAAYDAVSPAAVLLPSSTEGKEIGARLAVRIGSGIITDAVDLEAGDEGPVATQSVFAASYTTKSRITKGTPVITVKPNSAAPEAAPAAGTVEQLAVTVADSSKGTKVVSRTPRESTGRPELTEAAIVVSGGRGVNGAENFPVIEALADSLGAAVGASRAAVDAGWYPHTNQVGQTGKSVSPQLYIAAGISGAIQHRAGMQTSKTIVAINKDEEAPIFDLVDYGVVGDLFDVVPALTDEVKTRKG, encoded by the coding sequence ATGGCTGAAGTTCTTGTCTACGTCGACCACGTGGACGGCGCCGTCCGCAAGCCCACCCTCGAACTGCTCACCCTCGCCCGCCGCATCGGCGAGCCGGTAGCGGTGCACCTCGGCCCGAACGCCGAGGCGGCCGCCCAGGTCCTCGGCGAGCACGGCGCGGTCAAGGTCCTGGCCGCCGACGCGCCGGAGTTCGCGGAGTACCTCGTCGCCCCCAAGGTCGACGCGCTGCAGGCCGCCTACGACGCGGTCTCCCCGGCCGCCGTGCTGCTGCCGTCCTCCACGGAGGGCAAGGAGATCGGTGCCCGCCTCGCGGTCCGCATCGGCTCCGGCATCATCACCGACGCCGTCGACCTGGAAGCCGGCGACGAGGGCCCGGTGGCCACGCAGTCCGTCTTCGCGGCCTCGTACACCACCAAGTCCCGCATCACCAAGGGCACCCCGGTCATCACCGTCAAGCCCAACTCGGCCGCCCCGGAGGCCGCGCCGGCCGCCGGCACCGTCGAGCAGCTCGCGGTGACCGTCGCCGACTCGTCCAAGGGCACCAAGGTCGTCTCGCGCACCCCGCGTGAGTCGACCGGCCGCCCGGAGCTGACCGAGGCCGCGATCGTGGTCTCCGGTGGCCGTGGCGTCAACGGCGCCGAGAACTTCCCGGTCATCGAGGCGCTCGCCGACTCGCTCGGTGCGGCCGTCGGCGCCTCGCGTGCCGCAGTGGACGCCGGCTGGTACCCGCACACCAACCAGGTCGGCCAGACCGGTAAGTCGGTCTCGCCGCAGCTGTACATCGCGGCGGGCATCTCCGGTGCGATCCAGCACCGCGCCGGTATGCAGACCTCGAAGACGATCGTCGCCATCAACAAGGACGAAGAGGCACCCATCTTCGACCTGGTCGACTACGGCGTGGTCGGCGACCTCTTCGACGTCGTCCCGGCCCTCACCGACGAGGTCAAGACCCGCAAGGGCTGA
- a CDS encoding TlpA family protein disulfide reductase → MTVRERDDTARLGAAEIGAALGERATLLQFSSAFCQPCRATRRTLTEVAGMVEGVAHVEIDAEDHLDLVRQLQVVRTPTVLVLDADGTIVRRASGQPRKADVIAALGAAVRD, encoded by the coding sequence CTGACGGTGCGGGAGCGGGACGACACGGCGCGGCTGGGCGCCGCGGAGATAGGCGCGGCGCTGGGGGAGCGGGCCACGCTGCTGCAGTTCTCCAGCGCCTTCTGCCAGCCCTGCCGGGCCACCCGGCGCACCCTCACCGAGGTCGCCGGCATGGTCGAGGGCGTGGCTCATGTCGAGATCGACGCGGAGGACCATCTGGACCTCGTACGGCAGCTCCAGGTGGTGCGCACCCCGACGGTGCTGGTGCTCGACGCGGACGGCACGATCGTGCGCCGCGCCTCCGGACAGCCCAGGAAGGCGGATGTGATCGCGGCGCTGGGCGCGGCGGTCCGTGATTGA
- a CDS encoding SDR family NAD(P)-dependent oxidoreductase, which translates to MRTERNTRPKAVQQQDEEATKMVTSTGGKGPLEGAVIAVAGAAGPAGRATLLRLAEAGAVVIGSDSHPERLAEAVDAARYAHGGATVIGDTVDLLDLDQTREWADRTEKEFGRIDGLVHLVGGWRGSSTFAETDLVDWEVLHKLLVRTVQHTSLAFYEALERSGNGRFLLTSAAGASKPTGGNAAYAASKAAAEAWTLAMADGFRKAGGEQGPRAAAAVLIVKALVNDQMRAERPNAKFAGFTDVTELAEAIAGVWSRPAQEVNGQRLWLTPEP; encoded by the coding sequence ATGAGGACCGAGCGGAACACCCGGCCGAAGGCCGTCCAGCAGCAGGACGAGGAGGCGACGAAGATGGTTACTTCGACGGGCGGCAAGGGGCCGCTGGAGGGTGCGGTCATCGCGGTGGCGGGCGCGGCCGGGCCGGCCGGCCGGGCGACCCTGCTGCGACTGGCCGAAGCGGGGGCCGTGGTGATCGGCTCGGACTCGCACCCCGAGCGGCTGGCGGAGGCCGTGGACGCGGCGCGCTACGCACACGGCGGCGCCACGGTCATAGGGGACACCGTCGACCTTCTCGACCTGGACCAGACCCGCGAATGGGCGGACCGTACGGAGAAGGAATTCGGCCGGATCGACGGCCTGGTGCACCTCGTCGGCGGCTGGCGCGGCTCGTCGACCTTCGCGGAGACCGATCTGGTCGACTGGGAGGTGCTGCACAAGCTGCTGGTCCGCACCGTCCAGCACACCTCGCTCGCCTTCTACGAGGCCCTGGAGCGCAGCGGCAACGGCCGTTTTCTCCTCACCAGCGCGGCCGGCGCCAGCAAGCCCACCGGGGGCAACGCCGCCTATGCCGCCTCCAAGGCCGCGGCCGAGGCCTGGACGCTGGCCATGGCGGACGGTTTCCGCAAGGCAGGAGGTGAGCAGGGGCCGCGCGCCGCTGCTGCCGTCCTGATCGTGAAGGCGCTCGTCAACGACCAGATGCGCGCCGAGCGACCGAACGCAAAATTCGCGGGCTTCACGGACGTCACGGAGCTGGCCGAGGCCATCGCCGGCGTCTGGAGCCGGCCCGCCCAGGAAGTGAATGGACAGCGTCTGTGGCTGACCCCCGAGCCGTGA